A DNA window from Salvelinus namaycush isolate Seneca chromosome 30, SaNama_1.0, whole genome shotgun sequence contains the following coding sequences:
- the LOC120025173 gene encoding inositol 1,4,5-triphosphate receptor associated 1-like produces the protein MPVLPEEEEDSPEELDSSSSSPSTYTPVESRAVTVAMPAPTIVFPKQATVTVVQADGRPLEQTRPHSPRPRLSRNSLAGPITTVDSTGNVIDLVKDHLPELQLSEEDRQKNLVLLQEAKKVSDRFLSRRGRKSTCSLSESPTGLSPNHTPSSSPVPSRSSSLITAPQIAVATEVNYAPSSPVSLRLEVLSAREQADTSTPEHESTRRLVDWKPNEKRKVSSGTLAPRYSVPPPPREPSGGQKENFDPRVTAKNCPAPVLVNKPEEVLARAPNQAPATGVAKPVPRPPTQQAPCTAEIKTIGAFPPLMRAVSWDTVGTLNARNGAPSLPSTNEETFSFQDKTRDALLMSSGYKDFPVQPVNVQKLSKIREEHKLMRNQSIVGSKLADLSETAEQERGSPTDEEAKEKSDAMPNISDIMLRKLKLHRGLPGCAPPLTEKEVENAFVQLSLAFRNDNYTLETRLKQAERERTLTEENTEKELEEFKGSLKCTAPQWSNMEQRESYQCLIETVAVLHRLATRLSSRAEMVGAVRQEKRMNKATEVMMQYVENLKRTYEKDHAELMEFKKLANQNSSRCYGGSIDTGDDGVPRPSRSMSLTLGKALPRRRVSVAVVPKFNLLNIPGQTPVMAGPGPSVAMGPSPQLTMGQALPVLCEANSMKSNFPTDTTQPAIAGSGKSVAEQEAEPSAPAKPSINLEEIRSEIKAKIEEEAYNKGYQEGLKRSKEVKEVEEEEEEEEEEKVEKNPEKKDERKEVSRKEKFNSKVEEVLVVLDRLCPKIFRRNRLLWIVLTLFLITFLAVSVFTYFSDRYNNHGDMSAEKAMVQGKKKIFGLNVGVQPKNPTPE, from the exons ATGCCAGTCCTCCCTGAAGAAGAGGAGGATTCCCCTGAGGAGCTCGACAGTTCCTCCAGCTCACCCAGCACA TATACACCAGTTGAAAGTAGAGCAGTTACCGTGGCGATGCCTGCTCCCACCATTGTCTTCCCAAAGCAAGCGACTGTGACCGTGGTCCAAGCAGACGGTCGCCCTCTGGAACAGACCAg ACCACACAGTCCCAGACCTCGCTTGTCCCGAAACTCCCTGGCAGGACCCATCACTACAGTCG ACAGTACAGGCAATGTGATAGACCTGGTGAAAGACCATCTGCCTGAGCTGCAGCTCTCGGAGGAGGACCGTCAGAAGAACCTGGTGCTACTGCAGGAGGCCAAGAAAGTCAGCGACCGCTTCCTGAGCCGCAGGGGCCGAAAGTCCACCTGCAGCCTCTCTGAATCCCCCACAG GTCTTTCTCCTAACCACACACCATCCTCCTCACCTGTGCCGTCCAGAAGCAGCTCTCTTATCACAGCCCCTCAAATAG CTGTAGCCACAGAGGTGAACTATGCCCCCTCGTCGCCTGTCAGCCTG CGATTGGAGGTTCTGTCTGCGAGGGAGCAGGCTGATACCAGTACACCGGAGCATGAG AGCACCAGGAGGTTGGTGGACTGGAAGCCCAATGAGAAGCGTAAGGTGTCCTCAGGCACCCTGGCTCCTCGCTACTCTGTTCCCCCACCCCCCAGGGAGCCCAGTGGGGGCCAGAAGGAGAACTTTGACCCCCGGGTAACAGCTAAGAATTGCCCAGCACCAGTACTAGTCAATAAGCCAGAGGAGGTTCTGGCCCGAGCCCCCAACCAGGCCCCTGCCACTGGGGTGGCCAAGCCTGTCCCTCGGCCCCCCACTCAGCAGGCCCCCTGCACAGCAGAGATCAAGACCATCGGGGCCTTTCCTCCCCTAATGAGAGCTGTGTCCTGGGACACTGTTGGAACTCTCAACGCCAGAAATGGGGCACCAAGTCTCCCCTCTACAAACGAGGAAACCTTCTCCTTTCAAGACAAGACCCGGGATGCCCTGCTCATGTCCTCTGGGTACAAGGACTTCCCTGTACAGCCTGTCAACGTGCAGAAGCTGTCCAAAATAAGAGAG GAGCACAAGCTGATGCGGAACCAAAGCATTGTGGGGTCAAAGTTGGCAGACTTGAGTGAAACAGCTGAACAGGAAAGAG GGTCTCCTACTGATGAGGAGGCTAAAGAGAAGTCAGATGCCATGCCCAACATCTCAGACATCATGCTGAGGAAACTCAAACTGCACAGAGGGCTACCAGGCTG TGCACCTCCACTCACGGAAAAAGAAGTTGAG AACGCGTTTGTTCAACTTTCGCTGGCATTCCGGAATGACAACTACACTCTGGAGACACGGCTCAAACAGGCGGAGCGGGAGCGGACCCTGACCGAGGAAAACACGGAGAAGGAACTAGAAGAATTCAAAGGCTCTCTGAAG TGCACGGCACCACAGTGGAGTAACATGGAGCAGCGGGAGTCCTACCAGTGCCTCATAGAGACAGTAGCAGTACTGCACCGTCTGGCCACCAGGCTCTCCAGCAGAGCTGAGATGGTTGGAGCAGTCAGACAG GAGAAACGTATGAACAAGGCCACAGAGGTGATGATGCAGTATGTGGAGAATCTGAAGAGGACCTATGAGAAGGACCACGCTGAGCTGATGGAGTTCAAGAAGCTGGCCAACCAGAACTCTAGTCGCTGCTATGGAGGATCCATAGACACTGGAG ATGATGGAGTCCCACGGCCATCCAGGTCCATGTCCCTGACCCTGGGAAAG GCTTTGCCCAGGCGGAGGGTCAGTGTTGCGGTGGTCCCCAAATTTAACCTCCTGAACATCCCTGGTCAGACCCCGGTCATGGCAGGTCCCGGCCCCAGCGTTGCCATGGGACCCAGCCCCCAACTCACCATGGGCCAAGCACTTCCTGTCCTG TGTGAAGCCAACAGTATGAAAAGCAACTTTCCCACTGATACTACACAGCCAGCTATAGCTGGAAG TGGAAAGAGTGTGGCAGAGCAGGAAGCTGAGCCATCTGCCCCAGCCAAGCCCTCCATCAACCTAGAGGAGATCAGATCAGAGATCAAGGCAAAGATCGAGGAGGAGGCCTACAATAAAGG CTACCAAGAGGGACTGAAGAGAAGTAAAGAAGTcaaagaggtggaggaggaggaggaggaggaggaggaggagaaggtagagaaaaatccagaaaagaagGATGAAAGAAAAGAAGTCAGCAGAAAAGAAAAGTTCAACAG TAAGGTTGAAGAGGTCCTAGTTGTCCTTGACCGGCTTTGCCCCAAGATTTTCCGCCGTAACCGACTTCTCTGGATTGTTTTGACATTGTTCCTGATCACGTTCCTGGCCGTCAGTGTTTTCACATACTTTAGTGATCGCTATAACAACCATGGAGACATGTCGGCAGAAAAAGCCATGGTTCAGGGCAAGAAGAAGATCTTTGGACTGAATGTAGGAGTACAGCCAAAGAATCCCACTCCAGAATAA